One Euphorbia lathyris chromosome 1, ddEupLath1.1, whole genome shotgun sequence DNA segment encodes these proteins:
- the LOC136235351 gene encoding glycosyltransferase BC10-like codes for MKTWTFVKPIYGHSHFLHLLSFIFLFSCGIATGIFVTSYIKTVSFNLNVTQFSFSAEESPLPEPNNHTAVQMPRVGLNEYLKVPESVKHDMNDEELRWRASMAPNVDKFPFDRVPKVAFMFLTRGPVLMAPLWERFFKGHQGFYSIYVHSNPSYNESDPETPVFHGRRIPSKEVGWGKVNMIEAERRLLGNALLDLSNQRFVLLSETCIPLFNFSTIYSYLINSTTSFVESYDLEGGVGRGRYSPRMSPEISINQWRKGSQWFEMDRQLALQVVSDTKYFSIFRRYCKGSCYSDEHYLPTFVSMKHSEKNSNRTLTWVDWSRGGPHPTRYVRSEVTAELLVSLRSKSNCLYNGNSNSTCFLFARKFLPTALYRLLTFAPKVMHFNI; via the exons ATGAAGACTTGGACATTTGTAAAGCCAATTTATGGTCACTCACACTTTTTACATCTTCTTTCATTTATCTTCTTGTTCAGCTGCGGTATTGCCACTGGAATCTTTGTTACTTCATACATCAAAACCGTATCCTTCAATCTTAACGTCACTCAGTTCTCATTCTCGGCAGAGGAATCACCACTACCAGAGCCCAACAATCATACAGCAGTTCAAATGCCACGTGTCGGTTTGAATGAATATCTGAAGGTTCCTGAAAGTGTTAAGCATGATATGAATGATGAGGAATTGCGTTGGAGAGCATCAATGGCTCCAAATGTAGACAAGTTTCCATTTGATAGAGTTCCTAAAGTAGCCTTTATGTTCTTGACTAGAGGCCCTGTTTTGATGGCTCCGTTATGGGAGCGATTCTTCAAAGGACATCAAGGCTTCTATTCTATTTATGTGCACTCTAATCCTTCTTACAATGAATCAGACCCTGAAACTCCTGTCTTTCATGGCCGACGAATTCCCAGCAAG GAAGTTGGATGGGGAAAAGTGAACATGATAGAAGCAGAAAGAAGATTGTTAGGGAATGCACTTCTTGATCTATCAAACCAACGATTCGTACTACTTTCAGAAACGTGCATTCCTCTATTTAACTTCTCAACCATATACTCCTACTTAATAAACTCGACCACATCTTTTGTTGAGTCTTATGACTTGGAAGGTGGTGTTGGTCGAGGCCGCTACAGCCCGCGTATGAGCCCTGAAATCAGCATCAATCAATGGAGAAAAGGGTCTCAATGGTTCGAAATGGATCGACAACTCGCCTTACAAGTTGTTTCAGATACCAAATATTTCTCCATATTCCGTAGGTACTGCAAGGGTTCATGTTATTCAGATGAACATTATCTGCCTACATTTGTGAGCATGAAGCATTCGGAAAAGAATTCAAATAGGACTCTAACTTGGGTTGATTGGTCAAGAGGCGGACCTCACCCGACTCGGTATGTAAGATCAGAGGTAACTGCTGAGTTGTTGGTGAGTTTGAGGAGCAAGAGCAATTGTTTGTACAATGGAAATAGTAACAGCACTTGTTTCTTGTTTGCTAGGAAGTTCTTGCCTACTGCTTTGTACAGGCTGCTTACATTTGCGCCCAAAGTCATGCATTTTAACATATAA